TCGCCGCGGAGACCGCCGTCGCGGCGGTCGCGGGGGCGATCCTGGGCGCGGTCGCGGCAGGCCTGGTGGTCGTCGGCCAGCGGGCCGCGCTCACCCGGCTCGCGGGAGGATTCGCCTTCGCCGTTCCGTGGGGGCCCATCGCCGGTGTGGCCGCCGCCTGTGCGCTGGTCGCGGTCGTCGTGGCCGTCGTCGCCACCCGCTTCTTCCTGCGGGGCCGGCTGCTCGACCTGGCCGGCAAGGGAGAGTGAGCAGCAGAAAGGGGGCGGGGTCCTTGAAGGATCCCGCCCCCTCGCGTTTCACCGTCAGGGAAGCACCGGTGCGAAGTCGTCGGCCAGGATGGCGTGATGGGCGCCGCGCAAGGTCGGGCCCGGGTCGACCCCGAGTTGCTCCCGCAGCAGAACGCACCCGGCGCGGAAGGTCTCGAACGCCTCGGCCTGCCGATCGCTTCGATGCAGAGCGATCATCAGCTTCGCCCGGAACGACTCCCGCCACGGATGCGCACGCACCAACTGCGTGAGTTCTCCCACCAGTTCGTGGTGCCGCCCCAGCCGCAGGTCCGCCTCGATGCGACCCTCCAGCGCTTCCGTACGCGCCATGTCGACACGGGGCCGCTCGTTGTCGGCCAGCGCATCGGTCACCCCTGCGAGAGCGGGGCCGCTCCACAGCCCGAGTGCCGACCGGAAGCGCGACGCCGCCTCAGCGATCCGTTCCGTACGCATCAACGAATGTGCCTCCCTGGTCAGTTGGCAGAAGTCGTCCAGATCAAAACGGGCGCCCTCCCTCTCCAAACGGTATCCCCGGCCACACCGAGTGATCCTCGCACCGCCGTGGACATGCCCCCTGAGCCGCGACGCGTAGGTGTAGATCTGCGCCTGGTACGTGGCGGGAGGCCTCCGCTCCCACAGCACCCCGCCGAGGTCGGAGTCCGACACGATCCAGCCGTCGGCCAGCAAGAGGGCTGCCAGCAAAGACTGTTGCTTGCAACCACCCACCGGGGCCTCCACCCCGTCGGACCACAGGCCGACAGGCCCGAGAACACGAAAGTCCAACATGACCGACCATCAGCTCCCAACTGGCTCTCGATGACACCACGTTGTCGACGGTGTCATCCGATGCCGGTCGCGGCCCAGTGCTGTCGTCCCGGGTCCGGGGTGCATTCGTCACATGCTGGATCATGAAGAATTCACGGTCTCGCGGTTATGATCCCTCTCAGCGTGCGGGCGGAGGGGGCCAGCAGGACGATGTCGTCACAGGACGGTTCCGAACTGGCCGCGGATCGCCCGGAGTCGGAGCAGATCAACACTCCCGCGCCGCGCCTCGCCCAGGGCATCCTCCTGGCCGCGATGCTGAGCTTCCTGGTCATCTCGATGCTCAACGTCATCAGCCTCGGCCTGGGTGTGGTGCCAGACCTGGTGGCGCTGACCTGTGTGGCCGTCATCTTCGCGCTGCAGCTCCGGCACTCGCGTCCCGAAGCGAACCGGGTCCCCCCGCGCCAGAGACTGGTCACCCTCGGGACCCAGGCGCTTCTGACGTTCCTCCCCCTCCTTGTCTTCAAGGCCGCCTGGGGCGGCATGGCCGGGTTCTTCGCCGGCTCACTGCTGCTTTTGCTGCCGTCGCGTGTCGCCTGGCCGCTCTTCGGCGCAGTGGGCCTGATGATGCTGCTGCCACCCCTCCTGGAGGGGCGTCCGGTGCTGGAAAGCGTCTATATGTGCCAGTCCACCTGGCTGACCGGTGTGGTGGTGTTCGGACTGACCCGGCTGGCCGAGCTGGTGCACGTACTGCACGACACCCGGGGGCAGTTGGCCCGGATGGCCGTCACGAAGGAACGGCTGCGGTTCGCACGCGACCTGCACGATCTGCTCGGCTACAGCCTCTCCGCGATCACCTTGAAGAGCGAGCTCATCCACCGTCTGGTCACGTCCCATCCGCAGCGCGCCCTCTCCGAGGTACGCGACGTGCTGGTCATCTCCCGGCAGTCGCTGGCCGATGTGCGCATGGTCGCCGGAGGGCTGCGCGACATGTCCTTGACCGATGAACTCACCTCTGCTGAGGGCCTGTTGACTGCAGCGGAGGTAGACATCCGTGTCGACCTGCGGCTGGGGACGATGAGCCGGCAGGCCGGCACCGTGCTCGCTGCCGTACTCCGCGAGGCCGTCACCAATCTGCTGCGGCACTCCAAGGCCGACCGCTGTCTGATCGAGGCGGTGCAGGAGGAGGGCCGGATCCGGCTGTGTGTCGAGAACAACGGCGTGGACCCCGACTACCGCGACCCGTCCGCGCACAGCGGCAGCGGTCTCGGCAACCTCGCCGCCCGGATGCACGAGATCTCCGGCGAACTGAGCACCTTCCGCGGCCCCGACGACACCTTCCGGCTCGTCGCCGAGGCCCCGGCCTTCGACGCCGCGACGCCGGCCGCCGGAAAGGAGTCCGTCCGGTGACCCTTCGCCTTCGCCTCCTGCTGGCAGAGGACATGCACATGGTGCGCGGAGCTCTGGTGGCGCTGCTCGGCCTGGAGGACGACCTCGAAGTGGTCGCCGAACTGGAGCGCGGCGACGAGATCGTGGAGACCGCACTCTCCTGCCGTCCCGACGTCGCGATCATCGACATCGACCTGCCGGGACTCGACGGCCTGAGCGCCGCGGCCCAGCTCAGGGTCCGGCTCCCCGAGTGCCGCACCCTGATCCTCACCAGCCTCGGCCGCCCCGGCACCCTGCGCCGCGCACTCGGCGCCCAGGTCGACGGTTTCCTCCTCAAGGACGCCCCACCGCGCGAACTGGCCCAGGCGGTACGCCGGGTGGCGGCCGGACACCGGGTGATCGACCCCCAACTGGCGCTGACCGCCTGGGGTGCCACGGAGAACCCGCTGACGGAACGCGAGACGGAGGTGCTGCGGCTGGCGGCGGAGGGGCTCGAAGCCGGCGAGATCGCCCGGCACCTGCATCTGGCCCCGGGCACCGTACGCAACTACCTCACGACGGTGGTGACGAAGCTCCTCGCCCGCAACCGGGTGGACGCGATCCGCATCGCCCGCGAGGCGGGCTGGCTGCCGTAGGCCCCGCGCGGGTCGCTTGACCTTGCCGCAGCGTCAGGGTTTCTACTGGGCCTCATGCGAATCGGCGAGATCGCCGCACTCGCCGGGGTCACCCCCCGCGCCGTGCGGCACTACCACCACCTCGGCCTGTTGCCCGAGCCCGAGCGGCTCCCCAACGGCTACCGCGACTACGGCGTACGGCACGCCGTCTCCCTGGCCCGGATCAGACGCCTGACCGAGCTCGGGCTCGGACTCCCCGAAGTACGTGATGTGCTCGCCGACGACGAGGGGCGCGAACTGGCCGAGGTCCTGGAGGAGCTCGACGCGGACCTGGCCCGCCAGGAGGCCGCGATCGGGGAACGGCGCGCACAGCTCCGCGTACTCCTCGATCAGGCGCGGCAGGGCACGCTGCCCGCGGAGGGGCCGCTGTCACCGGGCCTCACGGAGCTGCTCTCGGCGTTCTCGCCGAGCGGCTCAGCGACCGCCGCGAAGGACCGCGAGCATCTGACGCTGATCGACTCACTGGCCGCCCCCGAGGAGCGCGACCGCCTGATCGCCGCGCTGCGCCCGCTCGCTGCGGACCCCGAACTCACGGCGCGGGTCAAGGAGTTGTACGTACGCCTCGACGACCTCGCGGACGCCTCGCCCGACGACCCGCGCATCCGGCCACTGGCCGACGAGTTCGCGGCAAGCGTCCCGGAAGCCGTGGTCGACCTGTTCGGCGGCGCGAGCGAGGCGACGCGGGACCATCCCTACGGCGAGGCGCTGCTGGCGGATTTCGCGCCCGCCCAGGAGGCGGTCGTACGACGCCTGATGGAGCGCCTGGCCGACCGAGCCCGGGGGAATCAATGAAAGCCAAACGAGCCGGACAGATCGCATGGCGCCTCACCCTCCACGAGTTCAAGGCCTTCCGCAGCCTGGGCCTGTGGATCGTCCGGCGCAAGGACGGGGTCGGCCCGGGCGATCATGCGATCGCGTACACCGCGCCACAGACCGCGATGCTGTTCGGCTTCCTCTTCGTGGCGGTCGTCGAGACGGTGGCCCTCGCCTTCCTGATCCCGTGGCCGCTGGTCCACGCGCTGGTGCTGTTCCTCGACGTCTACACGGTCGTGCAGCTCCTCGGCCTGCACGCGGCGTGCGTGACACGACCCCATGTGGTGGGCGCGGACGGCTCGTTGAGGATCCGGTACGGAGCGCTTTTCGATCTGCGGATACGCCCCGAGGACGTGGTGAACGCGCGCGTGGACCGGCGCTACCCGGAGGGCAGCCACTTCCAGCTGACCGACGAGGTGCTGGACATCATCGTGGGCAGCCAGACGAACGTGAGGATCGACCTGACGACACCCATACCCTTCGTCAGACCGCTGGGAATGCGAGGACACGCGCGCGTGGTGCGGTTCCACGCGGACGACGCCCCGGCCCTCGTCGCGGCACTCAAGCAGGCGGGCACAGTAAAGGCCCCTGACCAGCACATTCACTGATCAGCGGCCTTGAGTGGCGGACGAGTCGGCCTGTACGCCGGGTTTTGTCGCCCGGTGACCTTGCGGTCGCCGGGGAGACGGCCATCCATCTAGGACCGGCATTGCTGCCGGCCTCCTGCGGTCTACCCGCGAACTCGGGCGAGCAGCCCTCGATCGTCCGCGCAAAGCCGTCTTCCGACGGCCTCTCTTGACCTTGCTCCAGGTGGGGTTTACCTAGCCGCCTGAGTCACCTCAGGCGCTGGTGGTCTCTTACACCACCGTTTCACCCTTACCGAGGACCGAAGCCCTCGGCGGTCTGTTTTCTGTGGCACTGTCCCGCGGGTCACCCCGGGTGGCCGTTAGCCACCACCTTGCCCTGTGGAGCCCGGACGTTCCTCGGGAGGATCCGAAGATCCCCACGCGGCCGTCCAGCCGGCTCGTCCGCCGTAACGACCATGCTACCGGCTGGACCGGGCGCCTCAGACGAAGGCGGCTGTCTCCAGGTCGAAGCCGAAGGGGTCGGGGATCGACAGCGGTTTCCCGAAGGGAAGGGTGCAGTGCTGGCGGTAGTCGTCCGCCTCGGGGTCGCTGAAGAGCGTGAGCGAGGAGGCTTCACGATCTACGAGGAGATAGAGGGGGATGCCGCCCCGCGCGTAGCACCGGCGCTTGTCCTCCCGGTCCGCCCTCGGCTTGGTCGAAGTGACCTCGACGACCAGCGCCACCCCGTCGCAGGGCATCCAGGATTCCGCACCCCGGAACAGGCGCAGCGCGGTGGGGGCGAAGGTGCCGTCGGGGATGGCGTGGTTCTTGGGGCAACCTCCGCCGCTCCTGAGCTTGAGGCCCTTGTTCCCGGAGAACTGCATGTCTGTCAGGGACTTCCTGATCACTTGGGTCACGATCAGGCCGATGTAGTCCTCATGATCCCCATCCGGCGGCGGCGTCACGACAATCTCCCCCTCGATCAGCTCGGCCCGGAAGCCCTCCGGCGTATCCAGCGCCAGGAAGCCCTCCAGCAGGACATCCGCCTGCGTGAGCGGTTCATGCGGCATGGCAGTCATGTCGTCACGCCCCTTCCTCGGTCGCTCGCCAGACTGGGACATCGCGTGATCCACCGTCCGTGAGATGGGAGTTCTTCCCTCGATCGTGGCACACGATCACGGGGCGCCGTCGGAGTTCTCCGCCCGAAATGCCTCGGCGCCCGTCGCCCAGGCCTTGTCCAGGTCCGCGTCGGCGGGGAAGCGGCCCGTCAGTTCGAGCATCACCATGCCGTGCGCGAACGCCCACGCCGCCCTGGCCACGTGTTCGTCGCCGCCCACGGCCCGGAAGAGCGGTGCCGCTGCGCGGTTCTCCAGGCCCGGGGCGATCGCCTCGCGCTCCAGGGGGCGGTCCGTGGCCAAGCGGTAGAGGTGGGGGTGGGCCAGGGCGTACGTGCGGTACGCGGCGGCCAGGGCCGCGAAGGAGCCCGGTGTGCGGGCCTCCGCCGCTTCCAGCGCCTCCGCCGTTTCCCGTAGCGACTCCGCCTTGAGCGCCGCCTCCACCGCCTGCTTGTCGGGGAAGTGCTTGTAGAGGGACGGGGCCCTGATGCCGACCGCTTCCGCGATCCGGCGCATCGTGAGGGCGTCCGGGCCCTCCGTCTCCAGGAGGGTCCGCGCCGCCGCGGTGATCTGCTGGGCGCGGGTGGGGGCGGGGGTGGGGTCAGGCACGCTGGAAGCCTTCCTCGGAGCGCAGGCCGTAGCCGAAGGCGCGATCGTACGAGATGTGGGCGAGCCAGCCGCACAGAGCCGCAAAAATCGGCGCCCAGGCGAGGGGCGTGAAGGTGTAGAGCGCCATGAGCGCCAACGGGACCAGCGCCCGGTGGGCCGCGTTGTAGAACGGGACGGCGCGCGGGGCGAGTTGGCCGTGGGCCGGGCGCGGGGCGTCCGAGACGCCGACCAGCATCGTCAGGTCCGGGGCGATGAAGAAGGCGAGCGCGAAGAGGCCGGCGATCCAGCCGTGGTTGACGGCTTCGAGGACCGCGAACGCCGACCAGAACAGGGCGTTCACCAGCCAGGCGGTGCGGCGGGTGGTCCTGAGGACCGATGCGGTGGTGGTTGTGGTGGTGGTGGTCGTCGTCGCACTCATGGCTGGCCTCCTGCGGCAGTGGCTAACGCTGTTAGCCATGAGTGTGCGGCTAACGGCGTTAGCCTGTCAAGGGACTGGAATCACGCCGGGGCGAACTGCACCTTCGCCGCACCCGGGTCCGCCTGCGTCAGCCGTACGCGCAGGCGCTCCCCCAGCGGCAGCTTCGCCGTGCCGCCCTTGATCGCGGCCACCACCGCCGGGTCCTCCAGGTGCACCGTGCCGGCGGTCGGGTCCTGCTCCTTCACGTCCACCACGTACGCGTCGAACGTCTCGCCCACCCGGTCCTTGAGCAGCGCCGCCTCGACGATGTCCACGCACTCGCGCTCCACGGAGTTGGCGCGGCGCGTGCCGTCCGCCATCTCCTGGGAGAGGTCGGGGAGGGCCGCCGTCACCCACTCCGGGGGTTCCTCCCCGGCCACCGCCGCCAGGCACAGCTCGCCCGCGTAACGGTCGACCAGGCGGCGCAGGGGTGCCGTGCAGTGGGTGTAGGGGGCCGCCACCGCCGCGTGGGTGGCGGGGTCCGGGCGCTCGCCGTTCGTGAACGTCGTGTAGCCCGCGCCCCTCAGCAGCGTCGTGCACTCCTGGAGGAAGGCCGCGTGACGCGGGTTCTTGGGGTCCAGGGTGCGGATCAGCCGGGAGTACGGGACGTGGTGCGGCCAGTCGATGCGCAGCGCCTTCGCCGAGCGGCGCAGGCGCGAGACCGCGCCGTCGGGGGCCGTGGGGAGCGTACGGAGGATGCCCGTGCCTGACGTGAGCATCAGGTCCGCTGCCGCCATGCCGGTGAGGAGGGAGATCTGGGCGTTCCAGCCGTCGGCGGGGAGCGGGGTGCGGTAGCCGAGGACGTAGGTGCCGTTCTGTTCGGTGATCTCCTGCTCGGGGACGTTCAGGGAGATGCCGCCCCGCGCCACCTCCAGCGCCTCGCGGAGGTGGCCGATGTCGGCGAGGAGGGCGATCGGGGGCTCGGCCGTGCCGGCGTCGATGCGGTGCTGGACCGTCTCGTAGTCGAGCTTCGCCCGGCTGCGTACGAGCGCGCGCTCCACGTGGGTCGCCGTCGTGCTGCCGTCGTGGTCCAGGTCGATCTGCCAGAGCAGCGCCGGGGTCGGCTGGTCCGGGAGGAGGCTCGCCGCGCCCTCGGAGAGGAGGGGCGGGTGGAGGGGGACCTTCGCGTCGGGGAAGTAGAGCGTCGTCACGCGGCGGTGCGCCTCTGCGTCGATCGCGCCGCCGGGGGTCACGAAGGCGGTCACGTCGGCGATCGCGTAGTGGACGCGGAAGCCCGTGGGCGTACGAGCGAGGTGCATCGCCTGGTCGAGGTCGCGGGAGGTCGGCGGGTCGACCGTGAAGAAGGGGATGTCCGTCGCGTCGCGGGCGGGCAGGCGCGGGGACTTGGCGGATCGTTCCGCCTCGGCGAGTACCTCGGGCGGGAAGTCGTCGGGGAGCTCGAGTTTTGTGCGCAGCTCGCACAGGGCGGCCCGCAGCGGGGCGTCGTCGGGGCCGGTCATGTGCATATGGCGGCTGGGCATGGGGCGAGCGTATTGCGGGTGGGGGCGCCCGGCACCTTTACGCTGGCGGCGGTTGTTGTCGTAGGTACGTACATGAAGGAGACAAGCCGTGCTGGTGCTCTTGCCGCCGTCGGAGGGTAAGGCCGCGAGTGGGTCCGGTGCGCCCCTGAAGCTGGAGTCGCTGTCGCTGCCCGGGCTGACCGAGGCACGGGCGGTGGTGCTGGACTCCCTGGTGGAGCTCTGCGCGGGCGACGAGGAGAAGGCGCGCGAGGTGCTCGGGCTGAGCGAGGGGCTGCGGGGCGAGGTCGCGAAGAACGTGGAGCTGCGGACCGCGGGGGCGCGGCCCGCGGGGCAGATCTACACGGGTGTGCTGTACGACGCACTGGATCTCGCGACGCTGGACGCGGCGGCCAAGCGGCGGGCCGGGAAGGCGCTGCTGATTTCTTCCGGGCTGTGGGGGGCGGTGCGGGTGGGCGACCGGATTCCTTCGTACCGGTGCTCCATGGGCGTCAAACTTCCGGGGCTCGGGGCGCTCGGGGCTTTCTGGCGGGGGCCCATGGCGGAGGTGATGCCGGAGGCCGCGGGGGGTGGGCTTGTGCTTGATCTGCGGTCGGGGGCTTATGCGGCCGCGTGGAAGCCGAAGGGGGAGGTTGCCGGGCGGACCGCTTCCGTGCGGGTGCTGCATGCGCCGACCCGGAAGGTCGTCAGCCACTTCAACAAGGCCACGAAGGGGCGGATCGTACGGGATCTGCTGGTGGCGGGGGCGGCGCCCGGTGGGCCTGCGGAGCTGGTGGAGGTGTTGCGGGAGCTGGGGTACGTGGTGGAGGCGTCGGCTCCGGGCAAGGGTGGGCAGGCGTGGTCTCTGGATGTGCTGGTGGATCAGATCCACTAGGCCTGTTGCGGAGGGCGCAACGGGCGTTGCGTATGGCGTGGTGTGCCAGGCAGGATGGCGCCATGACTTCCGTGCTGGACCTTGCGCCCGTTGTTCCTGTTGTCGTGATCGACGACGCCGCCGATGCCGTCCCGCTCGCGCGGGCGCTGGTCGCGGGCGGGCTGCCCGCGATCGAGGTCACCCTGCGGACGGATGCGGCCCTGGATGCGATACGGGCCATCGCGGACGGGGTCCCCGAGGCCGTGGTGGGTGCCGGAACCGTCATATCCGCTGCGGGAGTCGAGGCCGCGGTGGGCGCCGGGGCGCGGTTCCTGGTGAGCCCGGGGTGGACGGATGCACTGCTCGACGCGATGCGGGGGTCGGGGGTGCCGTTCCTGCCTGGGGTGTCGACCACCTCGGAGGTTGTGGCGCTGCTGGAGCGGGGCGTGAACGAGATGAAGTTCTTCCCGGCGGAGGCGGCGGGTGGGGTGCCGTATCTGAAGTCGCTGGGCGGGCCGCTGCCGCAGGCACGGTTCTGTCCGACCGGGGGGATCGGGCTCGGGTCGGCGCCTTCTTATCTGGCGCTGCCCAATGTGGGCTGCGTGGGCGGGACTTGGATGCTTCCGGCGGATGCGATTGCTGCGAAGGATTGGGCGCGGGTGGAGGCGCTGGCGCGGGAGGCGGCGGCGCTCATCTCCAGCCCGTCCGGCGTTTGAGGACAAGCGACCGAAGGCCGCTTACGGCGGGGGACGGGGAAACCCCAGCACCCCCGCCGTCCTCGTCAGCGCAAGTGGCTCGTGTCGTTCAGGAGCCTCAACGACGCGTTGCCGTCCGCGTAGTACGCCACCGCCGACACCGACGCCGCCGACAGCTCCATCCTGAACAGCGACTCCGGCGGAGCCCCAAGCGCCAGCCGTACCAGCGTCTTGATCGGCGTCACGTGTGTCACCAGCAGGACCGTCTTGCCCTGGTAGCGCGCCACCAGCTTGTCCCGCGCCGTCGACACCCGCCTCGCCACCGTCGCGAAGCTCTCTCCGCCGCCCGTCGGGGCCGCCTTCGGGGAGGCCAGCCACGCGTCCAGGTCGTCCGCGTACCGCTCCCTCACCTCGCCGAACGTCAGGCCCTCCCACGCCCCGAAGTCCGTTTCGCGCAGGCCCTCTTCGACCGTGACCGGCAGGCCCAGGGCCGTCGCCACCACGTCCGCCGTCTCGCGGCAGCGGACCAGGGGGGACGTCACGACCGCCTGGATCGTGCCTCGTGCGGAGAGTGCCTTTGCGGCTCGCTCGGCCTGGGTGCGGCCCGCCGCCGACAGCATCGGGTCCGTTCCCCCGCTGCCCGAGAAACGCTTCTCAGGGGTCAGCGCCGTCTCGCCGTGCCGGAGCAGGACGAACGTCGCCGGGGCGCCGAGGTCCGCCGGGGCCGCCCAGCCCACCGGCGGGGCAGCGGCTTCAGTCGTACGAGGGGCCATCGCCGCCCGCGCCTTTGCCGCGCCGGCCACCGGGTCGCCCACGTCCAGGGCCGCCGTGGACGCCGACGGCTCCCACTGCTTGCCCTTCTTGCCCGCGTCCATCGCCTCGTTGGCCAAGCGGTCCGCGTGCTTGTTCTTCTCTCGCGGGATCCACTCGTACGTGACCTGGGCGCGCGGCAGGATCGTCGCCGCCTCCGCCGCCAGGGGCTTCATGTCCGGGTGCTTGATCTTCCAGCGGCCCGACATCTGCTCGACCACCAGCTTCGAGTCCATCCGGACCC
The sequence above is drawn from the Streptomyces sp. NBC_01465 genome and encodes:
- a CDS encoding AfsR/SARP family transcriptional regulator, producing the protein MLAALLLADGWIVSDSDLGGVLWERRPPATYQAQIYTYASRLRGHVHGGARITRCGRGYRLEREGARFDLDDFCQLTREAHSLMRTERIAEAASRFRSALGLWSGPALAGVTDALADNERPRVDMARTEALEGRIEADLRLGRHHELVGELTQLVRAHPWRESFRAKLMIALHRSDRQAEAFETFRAGCVLLREQLGVDPGPTLRGAHHAILADDFAPVLP
- a CDS encoding sensor histidine kinase; this encodes MSSQDGSELAADRPESEQINTPAPRLAQGILLAAMLSFLVISMLNVISLGLGVVPDLVALTCVAVIFALQLRHSRPEANRVPPRQRLVTLGTQALLTFLPLLVFKAAWGGMAGFFAGSLLLLLPSRVAWPLFGAVGLMMLLPPLLEGRPVLESVYMCQSTWLTGVVVFGLTRLAELVHVLHDTRGQLARMAVTKERLRFARDLHDLLGYSLSAITLKSELIHRLVTSHPQRALSEVRDVLVISRQSLADVRMVAGGLRDMSLTDELTSAEGLLTAAEVDIRVDLRLGTMSRQAGTVLAAVLREAVTNLLRHSKADRCLIEAVQEEGRIRLCVENNGVDPDYRDPSAHSGSGLGNLAARMHEISGELSTFRGPDDTFRLVAEAPAFDAATPAAGKESVR
- a CDS encoding response regulator transcription factor; the encoded protein is MHMVRGALVALLGLEDDLEVVAELERGDEIVETALSCRPDVAIIDIDLPGLDGLSAAAQLRVRLPECRTLILTSLGRPGTLRRALGAQVDGFLLKDAPPRELAQAVRRVAAGHRVIDPQLALTAWGATENPLTERETEVLRLAAEGLEAGEIARHLHLAPGTVRNYLTTVVTKLLARNRVDAIRIAREAGWLP
- a CDS encoding MerR family transcriptional regulator codes for the protein MRIGEIAALAGVTPRAVRHYHHLGLLPEPERLPNGYRDYGVRHAVSLARIRRLTELGLGLPEVRDVLADDEGRELAEVLEELDADLARQEAAIGERRAQLRVLLDQARQGTLPAEGPLSPGLTELLSAFSPSGSATAAKDREHLTLIDSLAAPEERDRLIAALRPLAADPELTARVKELYVRLDDLADASPDDPRIRPLADEFAASVPEAVVDLFGGASEATRDHPYGEALLADFAPAQEAVVRRLMERLADRARGNQ
- a CDS encoding Uma2 family endonuclease — translated: MPHEPLTQADVLLEGFLALDTPEGFRAELIEGEIVVTPPPDGDHEDYIGLIVTQVIRKSLTDMQFSGNKGLKLRSGGGCPKNHAIPDGTFAPTALRLFRGAESWMPCDGVALVVEVTSTKPRADREDKRRCYARGGIPLYLLVDREASSLTLFSDPEADDYRQHCTLPFGKPLSIPDPFGFDLETAAFV
- a CDS encoding TetR/AcrR family transcriptional regulator codes for the protein MPDPTPAPTRAQQITAAARTLLETEGPDALTMRRIAEAVGIRAPSLYKHFPDKQAVEAALKAESLRETAEALEAAEARTPGSFAALAAAYRTYALAHPHLYRLATDRPLEREAIAPGLENRAAAPLFRAVGGDEHVARAAWAFAHGMVMLELTGRFPADADLDKAWATGAEAFRAENSDGAP
- a CDS encoding DUF4260 family protein, with translation MSATTTTTTTTTTASVLRTTRRTAWLVNALFWSAFAVLEAVNHGWIAGLFALAFFIAPDLTMLVGVSDAPRPAHGQLAPRAVPFYNAAHRALVPLALMALYTFTPLAWAPIFAALCGWLAHISYDRAFGYGLRSEEGFQRA
- a CDS encoding RNB domain-containing ribonuclease translates to MPSRHMHMTGPDDAPLRAALCELRTKLELPDDFPPEVLAEAERSAKSPRLPARDATDIPFFTVDPPTSRDLDQAMHLARTPTGFRVHYAIADVTAFVTPGGAIDAEAHRRVTTLYFPDAKVPLHPPLLSEGAASLLPDQPTPALLWQIDLDHDGSTTATHVERALVRSRAKLDYETVQHRIDAGTAEPPIALLADIGHLREALEVARGGISLNVPEQEITEQNGTYVLGYRTPLPADGWNAQISLLTGMAAADLMLTSGTGILRTLPTAPDGAVSRLRRSAKALRIDWPHHVPYSRLIRTLDPKNPRHAAFLQECTTLLRGAGYTTFTNGERPDPATHAAVAAPYTHCTAPLRRLVDRYAGELCLAAVAGEEPPEWVTAALPDLSQEMADGTRRANSVERECVDIVEAALLKDRVGETFDAYVVDVKEQDPTAGTVHLEDPAVVAAIKGGTAKLPLGERLRVRLTQADPGAAKVQFAPA
- the yaaA gene encoding peroxide stress protein YaaA, with the translated sequence MLVLLPPSEGKAASGSGAPLKLESLSLPGLTEARAVVLDSLVELCAGDEEKAREVLGLSEGLRGEVAKNVELRTAGARPAGQIYTGVLYDALDLATLDAAAKRRAGKALLISSGLWGAVRVGDRIPSYRCSMGVKLPGLGALGAFWRGPMAEVMPEAAGGGLVLDLRSGAYAAAWKPKGEVAGRTASVRVLHAPTRKVVSHFNKATKGRIVRDLLVAGAAPGGPAELVEVLRELGYVVEASAPGKGGQAWSLDVLVDQIH
- the eda gene encoding bifunctional 4-hydroxy-2-oxoglutarate aldolase/2-dehydro-3-deoxy-phosphogluconate aldolase, producing the protein MTSVLDLAPVVPVVVIDDAADAVPLARALVAGGLPAIEVTLRTDAALDAIRAIADGVPEAVVGAGTVISAAGVEAAVGAGARFLVSPGWTDALLDAMRGSGVPFLPGVSTTSEVVALLERGVNEMKFFPAEAAGGVPYLKSLGGPLPQARFCPTGGIGLGSAPSYLALPNVGCVGGTWMLPADAIAAKDWARVEALAREAAALISSPSGV
- a CDS encoding bifunctional RNase H/acid phosphatase, with translation MRQFVVEADGGSRGNPGPAGYGAVVLDPVTGEPLAEAAEYIGVATNNVAEYKGLIAGLRAAKALDPEAKVRVRMDSKLVVEQMSGRWKIKHPDMKPLAAEAATILPRAQVTYEWIPREKNKHADRLANEAMDAGKKGKQWEPSASTAALDVGDPVAGAAKARAAMAPRTTEAAAPPVGWAAPADLGAPATFVLLRHGETALTPEKRFSGSGGTDPMLSAAGRTQAERAAKALSARGTIQAVVTSPLVRCRETADVVATALGLPVTVEEGLRETDFGAWEGLTFGEVRERYADDLDAWLASPKAAPTGGGESFATVARRVSTARDKLVARYQGKTVLLVTHVTPIKTLVRLALGAPPESLFRMELSAASVSAVAYYADGNASLRLLNDTSHLR